Proteins from a genomic interval of Treponema succinifaciens DSM 2489:
- a CDS encoding acylglycerol kinase family protein, translating into MFHFIVNPVSRSGKGLRLWKRKIEPVLISRKILYDVEFSKEHGDVTKICSKISGKSSAEKNCTIVILGGDGTLNDAVQGTILRAT; encoded by the coding sequence ATGTTTCATTTTATTGTAAATCCAGTTTCGCGCTCAGGGAAAGGGCTCCGTTTATGGAAAAGGAAAATTGAGCCTGTTTTGATTTCAAGAAAAATTCTATACGATGTTGAATTTTCAAAAGAGCATGGAGACGTTACAAAAATATGTTCCAAAATCAGCGGAAAATCTTCAGCGGAAAAAAACTGCACAATTGTAATTCTTGGCGGAGATGGAACTTTAAATGACGCGGTTCAAGGAACGATTTTGCGCGCGACATGA